Proteins encoded together in one Onychomys torridus chromosome 1, mOncTor1.1, whole genome shotgun sequence window:
- the Arfip2 gene encoding arfaptin-2 isoform X2 → MVSGPNLNETSIVSGGYGGSGDGLIPTGSGRHPSHSTSPSGPGDEVARGIAGEKFDIVKKWGINTYKCTKQLLSERFGRGSRTVDLELELQIELLRETKRKYESVLQLGRALTAHLYSLLQTQHALGDAFADLSQKSPELQEEFGYNAETQKLLCKNGETLLGAVNFFVSSINTLVTKTMEDTLMTVKQYEAARLEYDAYRTDLEELSLGPRDAGTRGRLESAQATFQTHRDKYEKLRGDVAIKLKFLEENKIKVMHKQLLLFHNAVSAYFAGNQKQLEQTLQQFNIKLRPPGAEKPSWLEEQ, encoded by the exons ATGGTGTCAGGACCCAACCTCAATGAAACGAGCATTGTATCTGGTGGCTATGGGGGCTCTGGTGATGGACTCATCCCCACAG GGTCTGGCCGCCATCCATCTCACAGCACCTCACCTTCTGGCCCTGGTGATGAGGTGGCCCGGGGCATTGCCGGAGAGAAGTTTGACATTGTCAAGAAATGGGGCATCAACACATATAAG TGCACAAAGCAGCTGTTATCAGAGAGATTTGGCCGAGGCTCCCGGACTGTGGATCTGGAGCTAGAGCTGCAGATTGAGTTGCTGCGTGAGACGAAGCGCAAGTATGAAAGTGTCCTGCAGCTGGGCCGGGCACTGACAGCCCACCTCTACAGCCTGTTGCAGACCCAGCATGCACTAGGTGATGCCTTTGCTGACCTCAGCCAGAAGTCCCCAGAGCTTCAG GAGGAATTTGGCTATAATGCAGAGACGCAAAAGCTGCTGTGCAAGAATGGGGAGACGCTGCTAGGGGCTGTGAACTTCTTTGTCTCTAGCATCAACACACTGGTCACCAAGACCATGGAAGACACACTCATGACTGTCAAACAGTATGAGGCTGCCAG GCTGGAATATGATGCCTACCGGACAGACTTAGAGGAGCTGAGCCTAGGCCCCCGGGATGCAGGGACACGCGGTCGGCTTGAGAGTGCCCAGGCCACTTTCCAGACCCATCGGGACAAATATGAGAAGCTGCGGGGAGATGTGGCCATCAAGCTCAAGTTCCTGGAAGAAAACAAG ATCAAGGTGATGCACAAACAGCTGCTGCTCTTCCACAATGCGGTGTCTGCCTACTTTGCTGGGAACCAGAAACAACTGGAGCAGACCCTGCAACAGTTCAACATCAAGCTGCGGCCTCCAGGAGCCGAGAAGCCTTCCTGGCTAGAGGAGCAGTGA
- the Arfip2 gene encoding arfaptin-2 isoform X3, with amino-acid sequence MTDGILGKAATMEIPIHGNGEAGQLPEDDGLEQDLQQVMVSGPNLNETSIVSGGYGGSGDGLIPTGSGRHPSHSTSPSGPGDEVARGIAGEKFDIVKKWGINTYKEEFGYNAETQKLLCKNGETLLGAVNFFVSSINTLVTKTMEDTLMTVKQYEAARLEYDAYRTDLEELSLGPRDAGTRGRLESAQATFQTHRDKYEKLRGDVAIKLKFLEENKIKVMHKQLLLFHNAVSAYFAGNQKQLEQTLQQFNIKLRPPGAEKPSWLEEQ; translated from the exons ATGACGGACGGGATCCTAGGGAAGGCAGCTACAATGGAGATCCCCATCCATGGAAATGGCGAAGCTGGGCAGCTTCCAGAAGATGATGGGCTGGAGCAG GACCTCCAGCAGGTGATGGTGTCAGGACCCAACCTCAATGAAACGAGCATTGTATCTGGTGGCTATGGGGGCTCTGGTGATGGACTCATCCCCACAG GGTCTGGCCGCCATCCATCTCACAGCACCTCACCTTCTGGCCCTGGTGATGAGGTGGCCCGGGGCATTGCCGGAGAGAAGTTTGACATTGTCAAGAAATGGGGCATCAACACATATAAG GAGGAATTTGGCTATAATGCAGAGACGCAAAAGCTGCTGTGCAAGAATGGGGAGACGCTGCTAGGGGCTGTGAACTTCTTTGTCTCTAGCATCAACACACTGGTCACCAAGACCATGGAAGACACACTCATGACTGTCAAACAGTATGAGGCTGCCAG GCTGGAATATGATGCCTACCGGACAGACTTAGAGGAGCTGAGCCTAGGCCCCCGGGATGCAGGGACACGCGGTCGGCTTGAGAGTGCCCAGGCCACTTTCCAGACCCATCGGGACAAATATGAGAAGCTGCGGGGAGATGTGGCCATCAAGCTCAAGTTCCTGGAAGAAAACAAG ATCAAGGTGATGCACAAACAGCTGCTGCTCTTCCACAATGCGGTGTCTGCCTACTTTGCTGGGAACCAGAAACAACTGGAGCAGACCCTGCAACAGTTCAACATCAAGCTGCGGCCTCCAGGAGCCGAGAAGCCTTCCTGGCTAGAGGAGCAGTGA
- the Timm10b gene encoding mitochondrial import inner membrane translocase subunit Tim10 B, producing the protein MEQQQQLRNLRDFLLVYNRMTELCFQRCVPSLHHRALDAEEEACLHSCAGKLIHSNHRLMAAYVHLMPALVQRRIADYEAASAVAGVPAEQPRDSPSGS; encoded by the exons atggagcagcagcagcaactaaGAAAC TTGCGAGACTTCCTGTTGGTCTACAATCGGATGACAGAACTGTGCTTCCAGCGCTGTGTGCCCAGCCTGCACCACCGAGCCCTGGACGCTGAGGAG GAGGCCTGTCTGCACAGCTGTGCTGGGAAGCTCATCCATTCTAACCACCGCCTCATGGCCGCTTACGTGCACCTCATGCCTGCCCTTGTCCAGCGCCGCATCGCGGACTACGAGGCTGCCTCGGCCGTGGCAGGTGTTCCTGCAGAACAGCCCAGAGACTCACCATCAGGCAGCTAG
- the Arfip2 gene encoding arfaptin-2 isoform X1 — protein sequence MTDGILGKAATMEIPIHGNGEAGQLPEDDGLEQDLQQVMVSGPNLNETSIVSGGYGGSGDGLIPTGSGRHPSHSTSPSGPGDEVARGIAGEKFDIVKKWGINTYKCTKQLLSERFGRGSRTVDLELELQIELLRETKRKYESVLQLGRALTAHLYSLLQTQHALGDAFADLSQKSPELQEEFGYNAETQKLLCKNGETLLGAVNFFVSSINTLVTKTMEDTLMTVKQYEAARLEYDAYRTDLEELSLGPRDAGTRGRLESAQATFQTHRDKYEKLRGDVAIKLKFLEENKIKVMHKQLLLFHNAVSAYFAGNQKQLEQTLQQFNIKLRPPGAEKPSWLEEQ from the exons ATGACGGACGGGATCCTAGGGAAGGCAGCTACAATGGAGATCCCCATCCATGGAAATGGCGAAGCTGGGCAGCTTCCAGAAGATGATGGGCTGGAGCAG GACCTCCAGCAGGTGATGGTGTCAGGACCCAACCTCAATGAAACGAGCATTGTATCTGGTGGCTATGGGGGCTCTGGTGATGGACTCATCCCCACAG GGTCTGGCCGCCATCCATCTCACAGCACCTCACCTTCTGGCCCTGGTGATGAGGTGGCCCGGGGCATTGCCGGAGAGAAGTTTGACATTGTCAAGAAATGGGGCATCAACACATATAAG TGCACAAAGCAGCTGTTATCAGAGAGATTTGGCCGAGGCTCCCGGACTGTGGATCTGGAGCTAGAGCTGCAGATTGAGTTGCTGCGTGAGACGAAGCGCAAGTATGAAAGTGTCCTGCAGCTGGGCCGGGCACTGACAGCCCACCTCTACAGCCTGTTGCAGACCCAGCATGCACTAGGTGATGCCTTTGCTGACCTCAGCCAGAAGTCCCCAGAGCTTCAG GAGGAATTTGGCTATAATGCAGAGACGCAAAAGCTGCTGTGCAAGAATGGGGAGACGCTGCTAGGGGCTGTGAACTTCTTTGTCTCTAGCATCAACACACTGGTCACCAAGACCATGGAAGACACACTCATGACTGTCAAACAGTATGAGGCTGCCAG GCTGGAATATGATGCCTACCGGACAGACTTAGAGGAGCTGAGCCTAGGCCCCCGGGATGCAGGGACACGCGGTCGGCTTGAGAGTGCCCAGGCCACTTTCCAGACCCATCGGGACAAATATGAGAAGCTGCGGGGAGATGTGGCCATCAAGCTCAAGTTCCTGGAAGAAAACAAG ATCAAGGTGATGCACAAACAGCTGCTGCTCTTCCACAATGCGGTGTCTGCCTACTTTGCTGGGAACCAGAAACAACTGGAGCAGACCCTGCAACAGTTCAACATCAAGCTGCGGCCTCCAGGAGCCGAGAAGCCTTCCTGGCTAGAGGAGCAGTGA